From Acidimicrobiales bacterium, one genomic window encodes:
- a CDS encoding zinc-binding dehydrogenase, giving the protein MTTCRGVVFNGDGSYETRSFPIPDPLPGGAVLKVEAVGLCASDVSQLHGHKHVPGEVCPVVPGHEIVGRVHALAPDAALGVEVGQRVGVDLVVMGGRTGSGLDIYGYTMGPDLDHGLWGGYGEYMGVLPGTHLVPLTDDVPAAELSLFEPLASIVNWAESLGLHERDRLVIQGPGHMGLIAAAYAASQIGVRQIIVTGTSNDALRLEAATAVGAHEVVNVDEHDDLVGHLRDLTRGGPSAVMELTALATKPVSDAIEMANFGGRVLLAGLKDERPVEIVSDHIVFKSLRLVGGSGSTPATMDRAGEVLNSGTFPTAALVGETYTLDQLDEALQMLQRRIPGRDAVRVGLVHP; this is encoded by the coding sequence ATGACCACCTGTCGAGGCGTCGTTTTCAACGGCGACGGCAGCTACGAGACACGGAGCTTCCCCATCCCCGATCCGCTTCCGGGCGGGGCCGTGCTGAAGGTCGAGGCGGTCGGGCTCTGCGCCAGTGACGTGTCGCAGCTGCACGGCCACAAGCACGTCCCCGGCGAGGTGTGCCCGGTGGTGCCGGGCCACGAGATCGTGGGGCGGGTCCACGCGCTCGCCCCCGACGCGGCGCTCGGTGTCGAGGTCGGTCAACGGGTCGGCGTCGACCTCGTGGTCATGGGCGGGCGAACGGGCAGCGGCCTCGACATCTACGGCTACACGATGGGCCCCGACCTCGACCACGGTTTGTGGGGCGGCTACGGCGAGTACATGGGCGTGCTTCCCGGCACCCACCTCGTGCCACTCACCGACGACGTGCCGGCCGCCGAACTCAGCCTCTTCGAGCCACTCGCGAGCATCGTCAACTGGGCCGAATCGCTCGGCCTCCACGAACGCGACCGCCTCGTGATCCAGGGCCCCGGACACATGGGCCTCATCGCGGCGGCGTATGCCGCCAGCCAGATCGGCGTGCGGCAGATCATCGTCACCGGCACATCGAACGATGCCCTACGGCTCGAGGCCGCGACCGCGGTCGGCGCCCACGAGGTCGTCAACGTCGACGAGCACGACGATCTGGTCGGTCACCTACGCGACCTGACCCGCGGCGGGCCGAGCGCGGTGATGGAACTGACCGCGCTGGCCACCAAACCCGTGTCCGATGCGATCGAGATGGCGAACTTCGGGGGACGGGTCCTGCTCGCCGGGCTGAAGGACGAACGCCCGGTCGAGATCGTCAGCGACCACATCGTGTTCAAGTCGCTCCGGCTGGTCGGCGGTTCGGGCTCGACCCCGGCGACCATGGATCGGGCCGGCGAGGTGCTCAACAGCGGGACCTTCCCGACCGCCGCGCTGGTGGGCGAGACCTACACGCTCGATCAGCTCGACGAGGCGCTGCAGATGCTGCAACGCCGCATCCCCGGCCGCGACGCCGTACGGGTCGGACTCGTTCACCCCTGA
- a CDS encoding HD-GYP domain-containing protein encodes MNGIRRSSLLLGMLALPLAVLVVLRANRGLDPRWFSAYGHLFVVSTIAACALGVAAVSTFIGIRLAKHGVVWLAAGCVVVGVAMVGHGLTTPGVWGRQDFNLWVGRFPYIAMAALAVSLVGASTSPRWAVNRLLASRPKSALAAVTVPLAALVVVTAADPRLVWGDRSVPGEEVILDVVAIGCVVLLIPVIGVHWRRWLLGKDEVQLALVFAAAMCIAALTAFEHGVFAHLSWWDYHAYLLAGFGCTAYALWTRGRRARAVTDILASTFEHDPFEVIVAGYPEALQSMVRAVELKDAYTHGHSARTAELAVELGQRMRLGADRLRVIARGAYLHDLGKIGIPDEILNKPGRLTVDERAVIETHPRLGYEMASVVKSLNEVLPVILHHHERLDGAGYPDGLSGTDIPLEARVVAVADVWDALTSRRAYRDPMSQEEALAHVVASRGSHLDTAVVDVLVDHLRDHGVTVSGGGEADADAAWTAAQTCHEIDREPQPA; translated from the coding sequence ATGAATGGGATCCGGCGCTCGTCGCTTCTGCTGGGGATGCTCGCGCTTCCGCTTGCGGTCTTGGTCGTTCTCCGCGCGAACCGCGGGCTCGATCCTCGTTGGTTCTCGGCGTACGGCCATCTGTTCGTGGTTTCGACCATCGCCGCCTGCGCGCTCGGAGTCGCCGCCGTATCGACGTTCATCGGGATCCGACTGGCGAAGCACGGCGTCGTGTGGTTGGCAGCGGGATGCGTTGTGGTGGGCGTGGCCATGGTCGGGCACGGTCTGACAACACCCGGGGTGTGGGGACGCCAAGACTTCAACCTCTGGGTCGGTCGCTTTCCCTACATCGCGATGGCGGCGCTGGCGGTGAGCCTGGTCGGTGCAAGTACGTCACCACGGTGGGCGGTCAACCGCCTCCTGGCATCCCGACCGAAATCGGCCCTTGCCGCGGTGACCGTTCCCCTGGCCGCTCTGGTTGTGGTGACCGCCGCGGATCCTCGCCTCGTGTGGGGGGACCGCAGCGTGCCGGGCGAGGAAGTCATCCTCGATGTGGTGGCAATCGGGTGTGTGGTTCTCCTCATACCCGTGATCGGGGTGCACTGGCGACGCTGGCTCCTGGGCAAGGACGAGGTGCAACTGGCGCTCGTGTTCGCGGCGGCGATGTGCATTGCCGCCCTGACTGCGTTCGAACACGGTGTCTTCGCACATCTGTCGTGGTGGGACTATCACGCATATCTGTTGGCCGGATTCGGCTGCACGGCCTACGCCCTGTGGACGAGAGGACGGCGGGCGCGAGCGGTCACGGACATCTTGGCCAGCACGTTCGAGCACGACCCGTTCGAGGTCATCGTCGCCGGCTATCCGGAGGCGCTCCAGTCGATGGTGCGAGCGGTCGAACTCAAGGACGCCTACACCCATGGTCACAGTGCGCGAACCGCCGAACTCGCGGTGGAGCTCGGTCAGCGGATGCGGCTCGGAGCCGATCGGCTCCGGGTGATCGCTCGGGGCGCGTACCTCCACGATCTCGGCAAGATCGGGATCCCCGACGAGATTCTCAACAAGCCGGGCCGCCTCACCGTCGACGAGCGCGCCGTCATCGAGACCCACCCTCGTCTCGGCTACGAGATGGCCTCGGTGGTCAAGTCGCTGAACGAAGTCCTGCCGGTCATCCTCCACCACCACGAACGGCTCGACGGCGCCGGGTATCCCGATGGTCTCTCCGGCACGGACATCCCGCTCGAGGCTCGCGTCGTCGCTGTCGCAGACGTCTGGGATGCCTTGACGTCGCGGCGGGCGTACCGCGATCCGATGAGCCAAGAAGAGGCACTCGCCCACGTGGTGGCCAGTCGCGGGTCCCACCTGGATACGGCCGTGGTCGACGTCCTCGTCGATCACCTTCGCGACCATGGCGTCACGGTCTCCGGCGGAGGCGAGGCCGACGCCGACGCCGCGTGGACCGCCGCCCAGACGTGCCACGAGATCGACCGCGAGCCGCAGCCGGCCTAG